A segment of the Pseudoalteromonas piscicida genome:
TACCGCAAATGGCACGCCGACTTTTTCGAGCAAATTGCGTTCACCGCAATCCCAGGTTCCTTTAATAAACTGTACAACTGCAGCGTTCATACCATGACCGACACAACGCGCAACGGTGCCAAAACCAGATGTTGACTTACCTTTACCGTTACCTGTGATCACTTGTAAAATGCCCTGCTCTTGCTGCGCCGCGGCAATTTTTTCATCGACTTGTTGTTTTACTTTTTGCTGTCGTTGCTGATGCTTCTCTTGTTGTTCGCTCATGTTATTCCTCAATTATTTTCATCAATTTTTGCCAATCTAAATGTGCTTCACAGCTGTCGGCAAGACGCGTAATTTGCTGCTCTCTGTGCTTCGCTAAATCAATCGCGGCTGTTCCCGCTTGCTTACAACCAGCCCAAGACAAGATAGCCTGTGTCGCGGTGACCGTATCAAATAAACCATGTAAATAGGTGGCTGCAATTTGATTATCTCGAGAGATAAAACCATCTTTCACACTGTTATTTGGATGTGTGCTAAATCGCAAGAATGGCAGCTCTAGTGCCGCTCCAGAAGAAATCCCTGCATGGATCTCGTAACCACAAATTTCAGCACTTTGCTCATCCAATTGGCAAATGCCAGATACTTGCGTCAGTACTTTTTGCTCTGAAAGTGTAGTATCAAAGTCAGCCAGACCAAGCCCAGCGACTTCACCGAGAGTTGATTCCACCGCATTTGGATCTCTGATGAACTTACCTAACATTTGCAAACCGCCACACACACCTAGTACCTTACCACCGTACCTCAGGTGCCGTTTGATTTCTTCTGCCCAACCCTGTTTGCGTAAGAAGGTTAAATCGCTCAACACATTTTTGCTGCCAGGCAGAATGATTAAGTCACAAGGACCGATAGATTCTTGATAGCGTACATAACGCAAATCCACTTCAGGGTTTAAGCGCAAGGTGTCAAAGTCGGTGTGATTGCTAATATGAGGAAATAGTAAAACCCTGACGCTTAACGATCCCCGTTCACAGATATTGTCCACCGTCACCGCATCTTCTGCATCGAGCGCTAAGCCATGCAAATAGGGCAATACCCCAAGTACAGGCTTACCCGTTTTTTGCTCGAGCCAGTCAAGTCCAGATTGCAATAACGCAATATCACCACGGAAGCGATTGATCACAAACCCTTTAACCAAGCTTTGTTCATAGTCACTTAATAACGCAAGTGTGCCAACCAAGTGTGCGAACACCCCGCCTTTGTCGATATCAGCGATAACGATCACGGGGCATGCAACTTCACAGGCAAACCCCATATTGGCAATGTCATTTTCACGCAGATTGATCTCAGCAGGGCTCCCTGCCCCTTCCACTATGCACAGCTCAAATTGTTCGCCGAGGCGTTGATGTGAGGAAAGTACAACCTCCATCGCTACCTTTTTGTAATCATGATAAGCGGCTGCTTCCATATTGCTAATGGCTTTGCCGTGAATGATCACTTGTGCGCCAGTGTCAGAGTTTGGCTTAAGCAAAATAGGATTAAAGTCTGTGGATAGTGGGACTTTTGCGGCCTCGGCTTGGAGTGCTTGCGCCCGACCAATTTCACCGCCGCACGGTGTGACGGCACTATTTAGTGCCATATTTTGCGGCTTAAAAGGCGCAACCGATAAGCCTTTTTGTTGCAGCACCCGGCAAAGTCCCGCAACCAGTGTACTTTTACCGGCATCAGACGTGGTGCCCTGCACCATTAAGGTTTTCATACGTCTTGACCTTTTAAACATTGTGGCAAGCCTGCAATAACAAAATCGACTCTGTCGGCCACTTTAGCAATGTCTTGATGGAGCCAACCAGACTCATCAACAAACTCACGGCTTAGCTCGCCAAGCGGAATTATCCCATGCCCCACTTCGTTACTCACCAAAATAACAGTGGCAGCACAGCTTTCTAGTGCCGCCAGCAAATGTTCTTTTTTGTCTATGGTCGCGGCTTTGCCCATTTCGCATAAGCCAAAACTCAGCCATAAAGTCAAACAATCGATAAGTAACAGCGCATCTTCGCGTGCAGTAGCAATAAGCTTATCAATATGCCATGGCTCTTCCACTAGCTGCCAGCGGCTATCGCGCTGCATCTGGTGAGCAAACACTCGGCTTTTCATTTCTTCATCTTGAGCTTTTGCAGTTGCAACATAGTAAAGTTCGTTCACCGCACCTTGCTCTAACATTAGAATAGCGCGCTGCTCTGCCAAGCGACTCTTGCCTGAGCGAGCACCGCCCAGTATTAACTGTATTTGTGCCATTAGAGATGACCCACAATAAAAAGCAAAATAACAAGCTCAGCAAGTTGCTGCGCAGCCCCTAAACAGTCTCCGGTGTAACCACCGAGCTGCGCGTTAAACCATTTAATGCACACAAGTCTTAACACAAATAAGCAAGTACACAGCATCAGCAAGTCGAACAGTGAAAGCGCAAGCCATGGCCAACAGAAAATTAAAATCGCGATGGTAGTAAGCGTAAGGCGAGTCGCCGCGGCACTCGATAGATATTTAGCTACAGGCTTAACTTTGCTCAGCTTATCAGCTTGTACATAGTCAAGTGCACCGATTAAAGACACCGCAAAGGCACGGCTTAGGCTATGGGCCAAAATAAGTGCAGCGAGTGTCACAGAAAAGTCATTAAAGAGCATGAGCAAAAGCGAAAATTTGGCCAATAACAGCAATATCAGCGCACAACTACCGTATGTACCAAGACGGCTATCTTTCATGATCTCAAGCTTTTGTTCACGGCTCCAGCCACCGCCAAAACCGTCAAAAACATCGGCAAAACCATCTTCGTGAAAAGCACCGGTAAGTAAAATACTTGCAGCCAGTGCAACGGCGGCGCCGAACATTGGCGACACACCTCCACTGGCAACATAGCCAAGCATGGCCGAGAAACTACCAACAAATAAACCGACTAAAGAAAAGTAACCACTCACTTCGTTAAGTTCATCGGATGAAGGGGCAGGATCCAAACGAATTGGCACTCGCGTTAAAAACACCACGGCAAGCTTAAACAGTCGCCACTCTTGTTGCCACTGCATTATGCGTCTACCACTTGCGTAACATGGGCATCGGCAAAGCTTGCCATTTCGCAAAAAAAGCCTAGCGCAGCTTGTAATAATGGAAGCGCTAGAGCGGCGCCCGTTCCTTCACCCAAGCGCATATCTAAATGTAGTAATGGCTCGGCATTTAACTGCTCTAACATTAACTTATGGCCTTGCTCCATAGAGCCGTGAGCAAACACCATATATTGCTTACTATGCGGTGCTATTCTACTTGCCAACATAGCCGCTGCGGTGGAGATAAAGCCATCCACTATGATTACTTTTTGTGCCCGTGCAACCGC
Coding sequences within it:
- a CDS encoding cobyric acid synthase — translated: MKTLMVQGTTSDAGKSTLVAGLCRVLQQKGLSVAPFKPQNMALNSAVTPCGGEIGRAQALQAEAAKVPLSTDFNPILLKPNSDTGAQVIIHGKAISNMEAAAYHDYKKVAMEVVLSSHQRLGEQFELCIVEGAGSPAEINLRENDIANMGFACEVACPVIVIADIDKGGVFAHLVGTLALLSDYEQSLVKGFVINRFRGDIALLQSGLDWLEQKTGKPVLGVLPYLHGLALDAEDAVTVDNICERGSLSVRVLLFPHISNHTDFDTLRLNPEVDLRYVRYQESIGPCDLIILPGSKNVLSDLTFLRKQGWAEEIKRHLRYGGKVLGVCGGLQMLGKFIRDPNAVESTLGEVAGLGLADFDTTLSEQKVLTQVSGICQLDEQSAEICGYEIHAGISSGAALELPFLRFSTHPNNSVKDGFISRDNQIAATYLHGLFDTVTATQAILSWAGCKQAGTAAIDLAKHREQQITRLADSCEAHLDWQKLMKIIEE
- the cobU gene encoding bifunctional adenosylcobinamide kinase/adenosylcobinamide-phosphate guanylyltransferase, with product MAQIQLILGGARSGKSRLAEQRAILMLEQGAVNELYYVATAKAQDEEMKSRVFAHQMQRDSRWQLVEEPWHIDKLIATAREDALLLIDCLTLWLSFGLCEMGKAATIDKKEHLLAALESCAATVILVSNEVGHGIIPLGELSREFVDESGWLHQDIAKVADRVDFVIAGLPQCLKGQDV
- a CDS encoding adenosylcobinamide-GDP ribazoletransferase: MQWQQEWRLFKLAVVFLTRVPIRLDPAPSSDELNEVSGYFSLVGLFVGSFSAMLGYVASGGVSPMFGAAVALAASILLTGAFHEDGFADVFDGFGGGWSREQKLEIMKDSRLGTYGSCALILLLLAKFSLLLMLFNDFSVTLAALILAHSLSRAFAVSLIGALDYVQADKLSKVKPVAKYLSSAAATRLTLTTIAILIFCWPWLALSLFDLLMLCTCLFVLRLVCIKWFNAQLGGYTGDCLGAAQQLAELVILLFIVGHL